In Clarias gariepinus isolate MV-2021 ecotype Netherlands chromosome 21, CGAR_prim_01v2, whole genome shotgun sequence, the sequence ttctctgccactccagacttcctcatacaataccacagctcctctcttggcaccctgtcatacgctttctctaaatctaaaaagacacaatgcaactccctgttaccttctctgtacttctctgccagcatcctcaaagcaaatactgcatctgatgtactctttctaggcataaaaccatattgctgctcacaaatgctcacttctacccttaacctagcttccactactctttcccacagcttcattgtctggctcattagctttatacctctataattgccacagctttgcacatctcccttgttcttaaaaattggcaccaatacacttctcctccattcctctggaattctctcactctccaagatcttgttaaacaaacttgtcaaaaactctactgccacctactaccaaaagaaaaacagcaaaataagcatgtcTTTTaggataaagttttttttttatgtcagactagttgatcttgtggtctgcgttaattttaagctaattaccgaaaaaaatgtcatagctggggtcatactggcacagtcacccaaatattaatactttcaTCTAGTAGTTACCTGTTCAGCTGTGGTACTTTTTCCTGtggtttttgttaggtagtttgtaattaaatacagtggaaccttggattgcgtgcataattcgttccagaaatgtgcttgtatatcaaaacacttgtatatcaaagtgagtttccccattagaaataatggaaacactgATGATTCGTTCCAGaaaccaaaaatattaatataaaaataattaatacaaaatataaagtaaaagtaaaacaaaatatacgATGACGGGCCCAAGCTCGGCGCCACCGCCACCCGGGCACACCAGTAAGATAGTGGGCAAAGAATGCACGTGCCCTTAAAGTGGATTGCCTAAAGGACAAACGTGACAGTTTGGTCTAATGAAACAGATTATAACAATGTCCACTAAtgtcaaaagagacacagtatcTAAACTCTGATGTCTAgtctgacagtgtgtgtgtgtgtgtgtgtgtgtgtgtgtgtgtgtgtgtgtgtgtgtgtgcatttgtatgaCATTAACAGCCAGTTTTCAGCATGAGGCATCACCATGGCTAAactgtttgagatattataaatcccattgcaattttgcatcctcaatgttttGAGATTATACGGGCCCGGTTCGGTGAAGATGATAATggtgcaggtgcttgggccgGTCACTGTTTTTGCGggatgtgcagtgtgtgtgtataggatgTGTAATGTATGTAGTGCGTTAACGATGTGTAGTCAGTGTagaatgtgtagtgtgtgtagtgtgtgtagtgtgtgtgtgtgtgtgtgtgtaagatgtgtaatatgtgtgtagggtgtgtaaagtggtggggtggggtgtgtgtggtgtgtataaCGACGCCCTTGTACACCAGATTGAATGTTTGTAATGTTTATATCTTTTATTTCTGCAtaggtttaaattttaaacatgaagccatattaaaataaagcatgAAATGCTAGTTTCATCTAGTGGACATAGTTTAGTACTGAAGGAGTCAGGCCAAAACCATGTCTAGGAAATGGactcataaatgtaaaatattgttgTGAGCCATATGAGCATCACAAAAtcataaaactaaacaaatttattcacaaccagCTGTTCTTTCCacataaaatgttttgaaaCATTAGGACTTTCGACTTGTTAGAAATAAGTACCTTATCAAAATATCAAAAAGTCCTTTACAGTTTCAAATCAGCTGTCTTCAAATTATTGTGCCTCATTTTGAAGCCAATTAGCTGAAAAGTAGTCAAaatatttaagataaaaaaaaattagacactTTCCGCTGCCAGTTGGTGGCGCTATGAGTTATGCAGCTAAATGGCGCGTTGactagttaatttagcctgagtcacaggcaactttggttaaagagggctacctggttagcttacatgcaattactggtgatacatttgcatacttatcaaagggggaaaggtgtaaaatattgttatacctCGGGAGAAATTTGAGTAAATTActaactagtgaaaaacgggaggttagcaggtgtgtatatttgtgagacgATCAATGTTTTGTatcaccccagcattttattctctcaagcagtgagattaataaagttctaatcttaatgtgtttgctaacgctagtaacctaactaaatgcctgcgtcatgctagcactacagttaacggtttagcgttcattcatcacttcagcATCTTCGTCACtccgcaaacattctacagagaaagataaaaagcttagacatcttatccgtttctttcacacacagctggggttctttggctaactatagcagctattgtcagctaaattatcttacctcagaccagcctgaaagtttaagtgtaaccttaacacggtaacagtaataaatgtcacatatagtaataatttttcagtcatatgtgacttaggtgagtgaacatgtgtatacagaccttgtatttaacgcaattttcccttaaatgcccgaggaggatgaaccgtcatcagcggtgtgggagctcaagagagacacgaagctctgactgacagccgctgaatccaccggtgaactttgggggggagccaagcaaacttcaacccagcagctgggttacacaaaaactacccaactctctgtaaataacccagaaaaattacccaagagcggcaacccagcgtttgggtagaaaaaacaacccgttaaaactttttacacacGAGGTGAACATAATGCTCTAAAGAGTTGTTTCCTACCGCAATGAGGCTTTGGTACACTAATTTGATACGGGGTTTCCCATGCTTTTTCCATGgggaggcagttttatttaaacagagtaaaatgaacaagattattgcttgttgtgtgtgtccacttaaaaagattgtcagggattacgttaaaaatatatgttaaggaaaaaatgcacattgtcttgtaTTCTTAACAAATGCAGGTTAGGTTCTAacttagatatatttatgtaaacgtacaaacttgattatttattgttgaatacacagatttaattatgctacatttacaacatctcagattcatttttttcagtgtaggagcggcctcttgtggtgtggcgtcacatcgacaggcatttgcgattggcctgatttcagaaggggcatgttattgtaataaatgaaaagaaaaccactgggcggctctttatcatcgtagagtggttgtgtacgcactctcctaacacacagttcagtccaaacagcttaaaaaaagtgcatgtaggcctgtatgacccctttaagaaaCAAAACTTAAATATCATaactttattacttattacttatAACTGTATTAATTCACTATAGAAGACCTTCTCCTTAAGCAGGATCTGCTTGATTACAGCAATCTCTTCTTTTAGGTGCTTCAGTTGCCTGCTCACACTTTTATTGCTGTTGACAGTAAGTTATATGATGTGCTTCCAAGTCCATCTAATCTACACACATGGGGCATTGCAGAAACACCAGCATGCCCTTTGTGTTCCAAGAGAGGCACCTTAGAGCACATACTCAGCTGCTGCAGTACGGCACTTGGAGAAGGGCGATACCGGTGGAGACATGATCAAGTCCTGAAGACCATCGCTGAAGTTATCAGCACGGGACTGGTGTGGGCGAAGCAGTTTCGTCCCTCCAAGAAAACAATCGCCTTTGTTAGAGCTGGGGAGCAGGTAACCTCAGTCAAAAGAACTCCAGTAGGGATCCTGACCTCAGCTAGGGATTGGCAGCTTTTGGTGGACCTTGAACGACAGCTGAAGTTCCCCAGCCACATTGCTGTTACCACCCTTCGACCAGACATTGTACTTGTGTCTGAGGCTACTAAGCAAGCTGTGCTGTTGGAGCTTACAGTCCCATGGGAAGACCGCTTGGAGGAAGCCTTTGAAAGGAAGCTATCCAGGTACGCGGGACTGGTCAGTGACTGTCAGCAGGCTGGGTGGAGAGCAAGGTGCCTTCCAGTGGAGGTAGGATGCAGAGGTTTTGCGGCCCGTTCCTTAGCCCGAGCTCTAAGTAGTTTAGGCATCATTGGAGAGCGAAAGAGAAGAGCTATCCGCAGTACCACCGAAGCGGCAGAGAGGGCCTCAAGATGGCTGTGGCTTAAGAGAGGCCAACCATGGAGTCATGGTAGCTAGTTAGTCATCTGGACACAAGCTAGGGTCTGATCAACCCTGGCTGGGTCACCTGGTTGAGGGTGTATGATGTTGAAAGACCCGAAACACCCAATGATTCCAGGAACATCACTGAAGATGTGTCCAGATGCATCAGCAGATGTATTTACATAGTGTACACCCTGAGACATCAGTGACAGCCAGGAAAGACTGGATGACAACCATGAATAGTGTGGTGACTACTGGAGAGACAGTGACAGCTTGGAGAGACAGCAACCAGGGCAGAGTGGGCTGGCAACCCATTCTGTGTCCACCGAGAGGAGGACACCAATCTAGCTACTACGAATTCATTAGGAAAATACCCCCAGGGGTGCCCGAGAGGGGGGGAGGATGAGCATCCCAAACTGATGGACACATTGGTAACAGACACAGGCAACGGACAAACGACAATGAGCAAACAGTGTACATGTGGTAAAGTCTGCAAGAACATCCATGGCTTAAAAATCCACCAAACAAAGATGAAGTGTTTGTTGGGAGCAGGAGCAACACAACGCACAGGTGCTCAACCTGGTGAGACGCAGGAGGAGCCTGGCCCGGAGTCACCCCACAGTGCCCGGAACCTCCAAGTGCTGTCGACTAATCCCTTAAACATCAAGTCAGATCGGAGGCGGATTAAATGGCCTGCAGCCACCATGACGTCATTGTGGAAACAGTTTGACGATGATGTTGACCAAATGCTGGAGATAACAACAAAAGGAGAGGCTGACCGGAAACTTCAAGTTATGACTACCATTATTGTCAGCATTGCAGCTGAACGGTTTGGTGAGGAGGAGAAGCGAAGCTCCGGGACTTCTTACATAAAAAATCAGAGAGCAGCGAAGATACATGACATCAGGAAGGAGATGAAAGCTCTGAAGTCCCAGTATAAGGGGGCAGGGGAGGAAGGACGCATTGGACTTGCCCAGTTAATGTGTATCCTCCGGAAGAAGATAAGGGTTCTCCGCCGGGCAGAGTGGCACAGGAGGCGACGCCGCGAGAGGGCACGCAGACGAGCAAGCTTTATTGCCAACCCTTTCAAGTTTACTAAAGAGCTGCTGGGGCAGAAGCGCAGTGGAAGACTTGGCTCTTCTCAGGAAGAAATTAACCATCACCTCACGCAGATGTACAGTGACTCCTGTAGAATGCATGAGCTGGGAGAGTGTAATACTCTCATAGATCCACCAGAACCAGAGGTGCAGTTTAATACATCAGATTTGCAGCTAAAGGAAGTCAGAGAGGTTGTACACAAAGCAAGGGCGAGTTCTGCTCCGGGACCTAGTGGCACTTCATACAAAGTGTACAAGTACTGTCCCAAACTCCTACAGCGTCTGTGGAAAATTTTGCGAGTCTTCTGGAGGAAGGGAAAGATCCCAGATCAATGGCGAGTGGCAGAAGGGGTGTGGATTCCAAAGGAGGAAAACTCCACCCATTTAGATCAGTTCCGCATTATTTCCTTGCTGTGTGTGGAGGCAAAGATCTTCTTTAGTACCATTTCCAAGAGGCTGTGCACCTACCTTACAAAGAACAAATATATTGATACATCAGTGCAGAAGGGTGGCATATCAGGTATGCCTGGCTGTGTGGAGCATACTGGTGTGGTGTCACAGCTAATTCGGGAGGCCAGAGAGAACAAAGGCAACCTGTCAGTGTTATGGCTTGACCTGGCAAATGCGTTCGGCTCCATTCCACACAAGTTAGTCCAGCTCACTCTGATAAAACATCATGTTCCAAATAGGTGCAGAGACCTCATAGCTGATTACTACAACAATTTCAGAATGAGGGTCTCTTCAGGAACAACCACATCAGTTTGGCATAAGGTGGAGATAGGTATCATCACAGGTTGCACTATCTCTGTGATGCTGTTCTCCCTGGCCATGAATATGCTGACCAAGTCCGCTGAGTCAGAGTGCAGAGGGCCCCGAATGAATTCTGGACAACGGCAGCCATCCATCAGGGCGTTCATGGATGACCTAACAGTCACGACAGAATCGGTGCCAGGCTGCCGATGGATTCTAAAGGGACTTGAGAAGCTAATGGAATGGGCCCGGATGCATTTCAAACCTTCCAAATCAAGGTCTATGGTGCTGAAGAAAGGCAAGGTGGACGACAAGTTCCGGTTTTACATCAAAGGTATAGCCATACCAACAATCTCAGAGAAGCCAGTCAAGAGCTTGGGCAAGGTTTTTGACAGCTCTCTGAAAGACTCATCATCTATCCAGTCAACTTGTGCTGAGTTGGATGGCTGGCTGAAATCTGTGGACAAGTCTGGTCTACCTGGAAAGTTTAAAGCCTGGGTCTACCAGCATGGCATCCTTCCCAGAATCCTGTGGCCCCTCCTCATCTATTCTGTTCCAATTTCTACTGTTGAGATCCTAGAGAGGAAAGTCAGCAACCACCTGCGGAGATGGCTTGGGTTGCCAAAGAGCCTGAGCAGCATCGCACTTTATGGGCGTAACAACATACTGCAGCTGCCCTTCAAATCCTTGGAAGAGGAATTTAAGGTAACAAAGGCTAGAGAAGTGTTGCAGTACAGGGACTCTAGTGATCCAAAGGTGGCTAAGGCTGGGATCCAAGTGAGGACAGGCAGGAAGTGGAGGGCAGAGGAGGCAGTCCAGGAGGCTGAGGCAAGGCTACGGCAGAGGAGCTTGGTGGGAGCGGTCTCAAAAGGCAGAGCTGGCTTAGGATCCTTTCTAACTTCCCAAATAAACACCAGAGGGGAGGGTAGGCGGCGTCTTGTTCAAGAGGAGGTAAGAGCAGCAGTGGAGGAGACGAGATCCTGCAAGGCTGTAGAAATGAGGCTACAGGGGGCTTGGACAAGATGGGAGAATGCGGTTGAGAGGAAAGTGACCTGGACTGAGATCTGGAAAGCCGAGCCGCACCGCATTAAATTTCTTATTCAGGCAGTGTATGATGTGCTTCCAAGTCCATCTAATCTACACACATGGGGCATTGCAGAAACACCAGCATGCCCTTTGTGTTCCAAGAGAGGCACCTTAGAGCACATACTCAGCTGCTGCAGTACGGCACTTGGAGAAGGGCGATACCGGTGGAGACATGATCAAGTCCTGAAGACCATCGCTGAAGTTATCAGCACGGGACTGGTGTGGGCGAAGCAGTTTCGTCCCTCCAAGAAAACAATCGCCTTTGTTAGAGCTGGGGAGCAGGTAACCTCAGTCAAAAGAACTCCAGTAGGGATCCTGACCTCAGCTAGGGATTGGCAGCTTTTGGTGGACCTTGAACGACAGCTGAAGTTCCCCAGCCACATTGCTGTTACCACCCTTCGACCAGACATTGTACTTGTGTCTGAGGCTACTAAGCAAGCTGTGCTGTTGGAGCTTACAGTCCCATGGGAAGACCGCTTGGAGGAAGCCTTTGAAAGGAAGCTATCCAGGTACGCGGGACTGGTCAGTGACTGTCAGCAGGCTGGGTGGAGAGCAAGGTGCCTTCCAGTGGAGGTAGGATGCAGAGGTTTTGCGGCCCGTTCCTTAG encodes:
- the LOC128509770 gene encoding uncharacterized protein LOC128509770 translates to MDTLVTDTGNGQTTMSKQCTCGKVCKNIHGLKIHQTKMKCLLGAGATQRTGAQPGETQEEPGPESPHSARNLQVLSTNPLNIKSDRRRIKWPAATMTSLWKQFDDDVDQMLEITTKGEADRKLQVMTTIIVSIAAERFGEEEKRSSGTSYIKNQRAAKIHDIRKEMKALKSQYKGAGEEGRIGLAQLMCILRKKIRVLRRAEWHRRRRRERARRRASFIANPFKFTKELLGQKRSGRLGSSQEEINHHLTQMYSDSCRMHELGECNTLIDPPEPEVQFNTSDLQLKEVREVVHKARASSAPGPSGTSYKVYKYCPKLLQRLWKILRVFWRKGKIPDQWRVAEGVWIPKEENSTHLDQFRIISLLCVEAKIFFSTISKRLCTYLTKNKYIDTSVQKGGISGMPGCVEHTGVVSQLIREARENKGNLSVLWLDLANAFGSIPHKLVQLTLIKHHVPNRCRDLIADYYNNFRMRVSSGTTTSVWHKVEIGIITGCTISVMLFSLAMNMLTKSAESECRGPRMNSGQRQPSIRAFMDDLTVTTESVPGCRWILKGLEKLMEWARMHFKPSKSRSMVLKKGKVDDKFRFYIKGIAIPTISEKPVKSLGKVFDSSLKDSSSIQSTCAELDGWLKSVDKSGLPGKFKAWVYQHGILPRILWPLLIYSVPISTVEILERKVSNHLRRWLGLPKSLSSIALYGRNNILQLPFKSLEEEFKVTKAREVLQYRDSSDPKVAKAGIQVRTGRKWRAEEAVQEAEARLRQRSLVGAVSKGRAGLGSFLTSQINTRGEGRRRLVQEEVRAAVEETRSCKAVEMRLQGAWTRWENAVERKVTWTEIWKAEPHRIKFLIQAVYDVLPSPSNLHTWGIAETPACPLCSKRGTLEHILSCCSTALGEGRYRWRHDQVLKTIAEVISTGLVWAKQFRPSKKTIAFVRAGEQVTSVKRTPVGILTSARDWQLLVDLERQLKFPSHIAVTTLRPDIVLVSEATKQAVLLELTVPWEDRLEEAFERKLSRYAGLVSDCQQAGWRARCLPVEVGCRGFAARSLARALSSLGIIGERKRRAIRSTTEAAERASRWLWLKRGQPWSHGS